A region from the Bradyrhizobium erythrophlei genome encodes:
- a CDS encoding N,N-dimethylformamidase beta subunit family domain-containing protein, which produces MDIQAYFEEWSRRPGETVRMAISTPYPSVRATLVRLVSGPGQGETVEGRTVDFSSALDATVPGRVQSTAIGSYAQLPLRAAIAGGAVSVHCWAWPTVPEREAPQTIWSLGEIALLIASGAIQLRSRDETILSIEQALVARNWYSIVATIANGQALIDLQRIGGKVGAHRVATAKTSAEVSATTLTLAGSGIDSIGSPLKPYNGKIDSPALYLTGLASQIVAALHAGKHPEAKPWASWALDRDFAAEAIAPAFPGGRPGRLFNGAERGVTGRNWDGRSDSFLEVPGQYCALQFHDDDMVDSNWDYDLAFQLPETLSSGVYAVRVDAGGSRNHFPLFVRGKTGGGAPVLFLAPTNTYLAYANDHLASLDFSSVMPHDKVVPADEEYLFAHREPGRSCYDRHGDGTPVRYSSRRRPLFNVRPGFPNWLTGSYRHFPVDMYIIEWLEHVGIGYEVATDEDLEREGRALLDRHAVVVTGSHPEYWTRAGLDIVDGYLNEGGRVMYLGGNGFYWVTSRYADKPSVIEVRRDNSGTRCWDAPYGERTHVATSELGGIWRSRGRGPNRMLGVGFASEGWSKGCGYRRLDASYDSPAAKFFDGVPEDVVGDYGHVLGGAVGDEVDRFDIALGSPEHAYVLGTSTGLGNEYQLVIEDMTLSMPDQGGAQRPDMVRADMVLFPIDGGGCVFSVGSITYGGALAWNGCDNGLSRLTANVLTAFASREPVF; this is translated from the coding sequence ATGGATATTCAAGCCTATTTCGAGGAATGGTCGCGCCGCCCCGGCGAAACCGTACGCATGGCGATCAGCACGCCGTATCCGTCGGTACGCGCGACCTTGGTGCGGCTGGTGTCGGGACCCGGGCAAGGAGAAACCGTCGAGGGACGTACCGTTGATTTTTCATCCGCTCTGGATGCAACCGTGCCAGGCCGTGTCCAAAGCACCGCGATCGGATCCTATGCGCAACTTCCGCTGCGCGCCGCCATCGCCGGCGGCGCCGTGAGCGTGCATTGCTGGGCCTGGCCGACAGTGCCGGAACGCGAGGCGCCGCAAACCATCTGGTCACTCGGCGAGATTGCCCTTTTGATCGCCAGCGGCGCTATTCAGCTGCGTTCCCGGGACGAAACGATCCTATCCATCGAGCAGGCGCTGGTCGCCCGGAACTGGTATTCGATCGTCGCGACGATCGCAAACGGGCAAGCCCTGATCGACCTGCAGCGCATCGGCGGCAAGGTCGGCGCGCATCGCGTGGCGACCGCGAAGACATCGGCGGAAGTGTCGGCGACGACGCTGACGTTAGCGGGCTCCGGCATCGATTCGATCGGATCGCCGCTCAAGCCCTATAACGGCAAGATCGATTCGCCTGCGCTTTACCTCACGGGTCTCGCCAGCCAGATCGTGGCAGCGCTTCACGCCGGCAAGCATCCGGAGGCGAAACCATGGGCGTCATGGGCGCTTGATCGCGACTTCGCCGCCGAGGCAATTGCACCGGCGTTCCCCGGCGGCCGGCCGGGCCGGCTGTTCAACGGCGCCGAACGCGGCGTGACCGGACGCAACTGGGACGGTCGCAGCGATTCATTTCTGGAAGTGCCCGGGCAATATTGCGCGCTTCAGTTTCACGACGACGACATGGTGGATTCGAACTGGGACTATGATCTTGCATTCCAGCTTCCCGAGACGCTGTCGAGCGGCGTCTACGCCGTTCGCGTGGACGCCGGCGGCAGCCGCAATCACTTTCCCCTGTTCGTCCGCGGAAAGACCGGCGGCGGCGCGCCCGTACTGTTTCTCGCTCCGACCAATACCTACCTAGCCTATGCCAATGACCATTTGGCTTCGCTCGATTTCTCCTCCGTCATGCCGCATGACAAGGTGGTGCCAGCGGACGAGGAATACCTGTTCGCGCACCGTGAACCCGGCCGGTCCTGCTACGACAGGCATGGCGACGGCACGCCGGTGCGCTATTCGAGCCGCCGACGGCCCCTATTCAATGTCCGGCCGGGCTTTCCCAACTGGCTGACGGGATCCTATCGCCACTTCCCGGTCGATATGTACATCATCGAGTGGCTCGAGCATGTCGGCATCGGCTATGAGGTGGCAACCGACGAGGACCTTGAGCGCGAAGGCCGTGCCCTGCTCGATCGCCATGCCGTCGTGGTCACCGGATCGCATCCCGAATACTGGACCCGTGCCGGGCTGGACATTGTCGACGGCTATCTCAACGAGGGCGGCCGCGTCATGTATCTCGGCGGCAACGGCTTCTACTGGGTCACCAGCCGCTATGCCGACAAGCCGTCGGTCATCGAGGTCAGGCGCGACAACAGCGGCACGCGCTGCTGGGATGCCCCCTATGGCGAGCGCACGCATGTGGCGACCAGCGAACTCGGCGGCATCTGGCGTTCGCGCGGGCGCGGGCCCAACCGCATGCTCGGCGTCGGCTTCGCCTCGGAAGGCTGGTCGAAGGGGTGCGGCTACCGCCGGCTCGATGCCAGCTACGATTCGCCCGCCGCGAAATTCTTCGATGGCGTGCCGGAAGATGTGGTCGGCGATTATGGCCACGTGCTGGGCGGCGCCGTCGGCGACGAAGTCGATCGCTTCGACATCGCGCTCGGCAGCCCGGAACATGCCTATGTACTCGGCACGTCGACCGGCCTCGGCAACGAATATCAGCTCGTGATCGAGGACATGACGCTGTCGATGCCCGACCAGGGCGGCGCGCAGCGCCCCGACATGGTCCGCGCCGACATGGTGCTGTTTCCAATCGACGGAGGTGGCTGCGTGTTCTCGGTGGGCTCGATCACCTATGGCGGTGCGCTGGCCTGGAACGGCTGCGACAACGGCCTCTCTCGGCTGACCGCCAATGTGCTGACGGCGTTCGCGTCACGCGAACCCGTGTTCTAG
- a CDS encoding HAD-IIA family hydrolase — protein sequence MAQPGGHGVTPIRGVISDLDGVVYRGSQSIPESVKAFQTWQARGVPYAFVTNNATKSAAQFAAKLTAMGVPVSAAQVFNAISATASLMRRRWPPGTRVFAIGENPLLEELEAGGFTSAGENAEVVVLGFDYALTYDKLRTAVRAALNGAAVVVTNPDTLTPADSGFEPCVGVLAAAVTAAVPSAVPIVVGKPQPFMVEEALAHVATANSETIMIGDQIATDIVAGQSAGLRSVLVTTGLPYIAVAGVTPDRVVSSLLELVDDVTK from the coding sequence TTGGCACAGCCTGGCGGACATGGAGTGACGCCGATCCGCGGCGTCATCTCGGATCTCGACGGCGTCGTGTATCGCGGCAGCCAATCGATTCCGGAGTCGGTAAAGGCCTTTCAGACCTGGCAGGCCCGCGGCGTGCCCTATGCGTTCGTGACCAACAATGCGACCAAGTCCGCAGCGCAGTTCGCGGCGAAACTGACGGCCATGGGTGTGCCGGTATCGGCAGCACAGGTTTTCAACGCCATTTCGGCGACGGCTAGTCTGATGCGGCGACGCTGGCCGCCTGGAACGCGCGTTTTCGCGATCGGGGAAAACCCGCTGCTGGAAGAACTCGAAGCTGGCGGCTTCACCTCGGCCGGCGAGAACGCCGAAGTCGTGGTGCTCGGATTCGACTATGCCCTGACATACGACAAGTTGCGAACCGCCGTCCGCGCCGCGCTGAACGGCGCGGCCGTCGTGGTCACCAATCCGGACACGCTCACTCCCGCCGATAGCGGATTTGAGCCCTGCGTCGGCGTCCTCGCGGCCGCAGTCACGGCCGCCGTGCCCTCGGCCGTGCCGATTGTCGTCGGCAAGCCGCAACCCTTCATGGTGGAGGAGGCCCTCGCCCATGTGGCGACCGCAAATTCCGAGACCATCATGATCGGCGACCAGATCGCCACCGACATCGTGGCGGGCCAGAGCGCGGGCCTGCGCTCGGTCCTCGTTACGACCGGCCTTCCCTACATCGCGGTCGCCGGCGTCACCCCGGATCGCGTGGTGTCCAGCCTGCTCGAGCTCGTCGATGACGTGACGAAGTAG
- the glnA gene encoding type I glutamate--ammonia ligase, with protein sequence MVPNCATTEDLLKAIKDEKVQMIDLRFTDLPGAWQHFSVPPSAANANALDEGIGFDGSSIRGFQEIQESDMLVVPDPTTAFLDPFAPTTTLVLICNIRDPVTGQSYSRDARYVAQKAETYLKGTGRADTSYFGPEAEFFVFNDVRYGQGINYAFHEIDSSEGSWNTGKKEAPNLGHKPRPKEGYFPVPPTDSMQDLRTEMVLTMESLGIQIEAHHHEVATGGQNEIDMRFTTLTRMADNLMIYKYVVKNTAHQNGMTATFMPKPLFEDNASGMHVHQSLWKGETNLFYDKADYAELSELGRYYIGGLLTHAWALCGLCAPTTNSYRRLVPGYEAPINLVYSQRNRSACCRIPMYSPNPRAKRVEFRSPDPSCNPYLAFSAMLMAGLDGITNRIDPGSPIDKNLYDLPPAEAKAVKSTPGSLDQALDALERDHAFLLRGDVFTRDVIETWLDYKRKKEIDAIRLRPHPHEFHLYYDI encoded by the coding sequence ATGGTTCCGAATTGTGCGACAACCGAAGATCTCCTCAAGGCGATCAAGGACGAGAAGGTCCAGATGATCGATCTGCGGTTCACCGACTTGCCGGGTGCCTGGCAGCATTTTTCCGTCCCGCCCAGCGCGGCGAATGCCAATGCGCTCGACGAAGGCATCGGATTCGACGGCTCATCAATTCGCGGCTTCCAGGAGATCCAGGAAAGCGACATGCTGGTCGTCCCGGATCCGACGACGGCCTTCCTGGATCCGTTTGCCCCCACAACGACGCTGGTCCTGATCTGCAACATCAGGGATCCGGTTACCGGTCAATCTTATAGCCGCGACGCCCGCTACGTCGCCCAGAAGGCTGAGACCTACCTGAAGGGCACTGGCCGCGCCGATACGAGCTATTTCGGCCCGGAGGCGGAGTTCTTCGTATTCAACGACGTACGCTACGGACAGGGCATCAACTACGCCTTCCACGAAATCGATTCCAGCGAGGGCAGCTGGAACACCGGCAAGAAGGAAGCGCCGAATTTGGGCCACAAGCCGCGCCCGAAAGAGGGATACTTTCCGGTTCCCCCGACTGACAGCATGCAGGATCTCCGCACCGAAATGGTGCTGACGATGGAGTCGCTGGGGATCCAAATCGAAGCCCATCACCATGAAGTCGCGACCGGCGGTCAAAACGAAATCGACATGCGCTTCACCACGCTCACCCGCATGGCCGACAACCTGATGATTTACAAATACGTGGTGAAGAATACCGCCCACCAAAATGGCATGACCGCAACGTTCATGCCCAAACCGCTGTTCGAGGACAACGCCTCGGGAATGCACGTTCATCAGAGCCTGTGGAAGGGCGAGACCAACCTGTTCTACGACAAGGCGGACTACGCCGAGTTGAGCGAGCTTGGCCGCTACTACATCGGTGGGCTGCTGACCCACGCCTGGGCGTTGTGCGGGCTTTGCGCCCCGACCACCAACTCCTATCGGCGTCTGGTGCCGGGTTACGAAGCTCCGATCAACCTTGTCTATTCCCAGCGCAATCGCTCGGCCTGCTGCCGGATCCCGATGTATTCGCCGAACCCGCGGGCAAAGCGCGTTGAGTTTCGTTCGCCGGATCCTTCGTGCAATCCCTATTTGGCCTTCTCCGCGATGCTGATGGCCGGCCTCGACGGTATTACGAACCGTATCGATCCGGGCAGCCCGATCGACAAGAATCTTTATGACCTGCCGCCCGCCGAGGCGAAGGCGGTGAAATCGACGCCCGGATCGCTGGACCAGGCGCTTGATGCGCTCGAACGCGATCACGCCTTCTTGCTGCGCGGCGATGTGTTCACTCGCGACGTGATCGAAACCTGGCTGGACTACAAGCGAAAAAAGGAGATTGATGCCATCCGGCTGCGCCCCCATCCTCACGAGTTTCATCTCTATTACGACATCTAG